A single Methanofastidiosum sp. DNA region contains:
- a CDS encoding PFL family protein, producing MVTSDEILETIKMVKVEQLDIRTVTLGINLLDCAKNDVGHTCERIAEKLEDKAGDFVEIVNGVQEDFGIPIVNKRIAVTPISLLINALGMPSKKAAVKIATTLDEAAEDLGINFIGGYTALVHRAASLGDNMLIESIPEAMEATERLCSSVVVASTRDGINMDEILRMGRIIKKTSEVSDTGCARLVVLANAPEDIPFMPGAFHGIGNSDASINVGISGPGVVRAAVEKTDGNFMELCDTIKRVSFKIVRAGELIGEEVAKRMKVDFGSIDLSLAPTPAVGDSVAKIIEDMGIEHCGGPGSTCALALLTDAVKKGGIMASSRIGGYSGAFIPVSEDRGMIEVAKAGYINIEKLEAMTSVCSVGLDMVPIPGDTPAEIIAGIIADQMAIGVYNNKTVGARLVPIKGKKEGDYVHFGGLLGEGSVMPVKKIDCSKFVKRGGRIPASVTSFRN from the coding sequence ATGGTAACATCAGATGAGATTCTTGAAACTATCAAGATGGTTAAGGTTGAGCAGCTTGACATCAGGACTGTTACCCTTGGTATTAATCTCCTAGACTGCGCTAAAAATGATGTGGGGCATACTTGTGAGAGAATAGCTGAAAAGCTAGAAGATAAAGCTGGTGACTTTGTCGAGATCGTAAACGGCGTGCAGGAGGATTTTGGCATCCCCATAGTGAACAAAAGGATAGCTGTGACCCCTATATCGCTCTTGATAAATGCGCTTGGCATGCCCTCGAAAAAAGCTGCAGTAAAGATCGCCACAACTCTTGACGAGGCGGCTGAAGATCTGGGAATTAATTTTATTGGTGGATATACTGCTTTAGTTCATCGTGCAGCATCATTAGGTGACAACATGCTAATCGAATCAATCCCCGAAGCTATGGAGGCCACAGAAAGGCTATGCTCATCTGTTGTTGTCGCATCAACTAGGGATGGAATCAACATGGATGAAATACTCAGGATGGGTCGCATAATCAAAAAGACTTCTGAGGTATCCGATACTGGCTGCGCAAGGCTAGTCGTACTAGCAAACGCGCCTGAAGATATACCATTTATGCCTGGTGCATTTCATGGCATTGGAAACTCTGACGCATCAATCAATGTGGGCATAAGCGGCCCTGGGGTAGTAAGGGCAGCGGTAGAAAAGACCGATGGGAACTTCATGGAGCTCTGCGATACAATAAAAAGGGTATCATTTAAGATAGTTAGGGCCGGGGAATTGATTGGAGAAGAAGTCGCCAAAAGAATGAAGGTCGACTTTGGTTCAATAGATCTGTCCCTCGCACCAACTCCTGCGGTAGGGGATAGCGTTGCAAAGATTATCGAGGATATGGGGATAGAGCACTGCGGTGGGCCCGGTTCCACATGCGCTTTAGCACTTCTAACAGACGCTGTTAAAAAAGGAGGCATTATGGCAAGCTCCCGTATTGGGGGATATAGCGGTGCATTTATTCCAGTATCTGAGGATAGAGGCATGATAGAAGTTGCAAAGGCAGGGTACATCAATATAGAAAAGCTTGAAGCCATGACCTCAGTCTGCTCTGTAGGACTAGACATGGTCCCAATTCCAGGGGATACTCCAGCAGAAATTATCGCAGGGATTATAGCAGATCAGATGGCAATAGGTGTTTACAATAATAAAACAGTGGGCGCAAGGCTTGTCCCAATCAAAGGTAAAAAAGAAGGGGACTATGTCCACTTCGGAGGCTTGTTGGGCGAAGGGTCAGTCATGCCAGTTAAAAAAATTGACTGCTCTAAGTTTGTGAAACGTGGCGGCAGGATCCCGGCATCAGTTACAAGCTTCAGGAATTAA
- a CDS encoding ACT domain-containing protein translates to MADPIGEKIVITVLSADRPGIVAGVTRVLADLNVNILELSQTVLDGVFSMIAIADIKTSGYDFKKIKHDLEAEGVKLNINLLIQRKEIFDRMHRV, encoded by the coding sequence ATGGCAGACCCAATTGGTGAAAAGATTGTTATAACTGTATTATCAGCTGATAGACCAGGTATAGTGGCAGGCGTCACAAGGGTGTTGGCTGACCTAAACGTCAATATATTAGAGCTCAGCCAGACTGTTCTTGACGGCGTATTCTCAATGATAGCCATAGCCGATATCAAAACATCAGGTTATGATTTTAAGAAGATAAAACATGACCTTGAAGCTGAAGGTGTAAAGCTTAATATTAATCTTCTTATACAGCGGAAAGAAATCTTTGATAGGATGCACAGGGTTTGA
- a CDS encoding PQQ-binding-like beta-propeller repeat protein, giving the protein MGLDYNLEYKQPVLADVDKDGRMEVIYAEDDDDTVLCIETDGTLKWKANFTADVYESTLKVADVDGDGWLDVLWGDEDGYYDNSLVCISGQTGAFKWSSGNSGYDMDSIPSIGDINNDGVVEVLVTNDDYILFCFDGRNGNELWYYDDRGVGYGMVAPVLVDVDGDGQLEIIAIGQDNNDELVCIETDGSEKWHFTGSKDNEGVYVTPTVADFDGDGMPEIVFSNYNGVTYMVEHNGTEKWVNDDILSLYGIIYPDYQNVVSSDLDNDGDIEIIVPAYYGLMVFDHRGKLLWQKNDGLSGDDQVAIEYAYVTLCDINNDNKVEILYNNYETGKIDARDYMGNLIWAWNPDDDYFYHNGVSVADIDNDGILEMVVGNYDNLKVYCVEVGPVNRNYPSWTTHSFDNYNTGFYPTMIRIKKSLPLDKIMKILEKNKDNE; this is encoded by the coding sequence GTGGGTTTAGATTATAATTTAGAATACAAACAGCCGGTGCTTGCTGATGTCGACAAGGACGGGAGGATGGAGGTCATCTATGCCGAAGATGATGATGATACGGTTCTCTGCATTGAAACGGATGGAACACTGAAGTGGAAGGCTAACTTTACAGCTGACGTTTATGAATCTACTCTAAAGGTTGCAGACGTAGATGGCGATGGATGGCTTGATGTCTTATGGGGCGATGAAGACGGCTATTATGATAATAGTTTAGTCTGCATCAGTGGCCAGACTGGAGCTTTCAAGTGGTCAAGTGGGAACAGCGGATATGATATGGATTCGATACCTTCAATAGGCGATATCAATAACGATGGGGTAGTCGAAGTCCTTGTTACAAACGATGATTATATTTTATTCTGTTTTGATGGGAGAAACGGGAATGAACTTTGGTACTACGACGACAGAGGGGTTGGCTATGGGATGGTGGCTCCAGTCCTTGTGGACGTTGACGGCGATGGGCAGCTTGAGATAATAGCAATAGGCCAGGATAATAACGATGAGCTTGTTTGCATTGAAACAGATGGCAGCGAAAAATGGCATTTCACTGGCTCTAAGGACAACGAAGGAGTCTACGTTACTCCAACAGTCGCTGACTTTGACGGCGACGGCATGCCTGAGATTGTTTTTTCTAACTATAACGGCGTAACCTATATGGTGGAGCATAACGGAACTGAAAAATGGGTAAATGATGACATTCTCTCTTTATATGGAATAATATACCCCGATTACCAAAATGTTGTTAGTAGTGATCTAGACAATGATGGGGACATTGAGATAATAGTACCAGCTTATTATGGACTCATGGTGTTTGATCACAGAGGAAAGCTCCTCTGGCAGAAAAACGACGGGCTTTCTGGCGACGATCAAGTGGCAATAGAGTATGCCTATGTTACTCTTTGTGATATAAACAATGACAACAAAGTTGAGATACTATACAACAACTACGAGACAGGAAAGATAGATGCAAGGGACTACATGGGAAACCTCATATGGGCATGGAACCCTGATGATGACTACTTCTACCACAACGGCGTTTCTGTAGCAGACATTGACAATGACGGCATACTTGAGATGGTCGTTGGAAACTATGACAATTTAAAAGTTTACTGTGTCGAAGTTGGACCGGTGAATAGGAATTATCCCTCATGGACTACTCACTCCTTTGACAATTATAACACTGGCTTCTACCCAACGATGATTAGAATAAAGAAATCACTTCCATTAGATAAGATAATGAAGATCTTAGAAAAGAACAAAGACAACGAATAA
- a CDS encoding PQQ-binding-like beta-propeller repeat protein, translating into MKKIIAILIISIFLISLCSVYAADGDVKWDFETNGIVRSSPAIAADGTIYVGSGDTYIYAINPNGSLKWEFETGAGVHSSPSIGPDGTIYVGSNDNFLYAINPNGSPKWELETGSGVRSSPAIGADGTIYVGSLDGYVYAINPNGSLKWEFETDDGVTSSPAIGADGTIYVGSWDNYLYAINPNGSLKWEFETGYDIVSSPAIGADGTIYVGSLDGYVYAINPNGSLKWEFDADGDVESSPAIGPDGTIYVGSNNDYLYAINPNGTEKWYFEADKDIRSSPAIGPDGTIYVGSSDNYFYAINPNGTEKWKHYTYYNVYSSPAIGPDGTIYVGTNDYYLYAFQSSSSWTYASYLNSMKAYANSNWPKFGQNNFNLHRAIPLAPKSLPIDRIMKILEKNKDEE; encoded by the coding sequence ATGAAAAAAATAATAGCTATTTTAATAATTAGTATATTCTTAATATCTTTATGCTCTGTCTATGCAGCAGACGGTGATGTAAAGTGGGACTTCGAAACTAACGGAATTGTCAGATCATCTCCCGCCATTGCAGCTGACGGCACTATATATGTAGGGAGCGGTGACACTTATATTTACGCCATAAACCCCAACGGATCACTAAAGTGGGAATTTGAAACTGGCGCAGGCGTCCACTCATCCCCTTCAATAGGTCCTGATGGCACAATCTATGTAGGCAGTAACGATAATTTCCTCTACGCCATAAACCCCAACGGATCACCAAAGTGGGAATTAGAAACTGGCAGTGGTGTCAGGTCATCCCCCGCAATCGGAGCTGACGGCACAATATATGTCGGTAGCCTTGATGGGTATGTTTACGCCATAAACCCCAACGGATCACTAAAGTGGGAATTCGAAACTGATGATGGTGTCACATCATCCCCCGCAATCGGAGCTGACGGCACAATTTATGTCGGAAGTTGGGATAACTATCTTTACGCCATAAACCCCAACGGATCACTAAAGTGGGAATTCGAAACTGGTTATGATATCGTTTCATCCCCCGCAATCGGAGCGGACGGCACAATATATGTCGGTAGCCTTGATGGGTATGTTTACGCCATAAACCCCAACGGATCACTAAAGTGGGAATTTGATGCCGATGGTGATGTTGAATCATCCCCCGCAATCGGTCCTGATGGCACAATCTATGTCGGCAGTAACAATGATTACCTCTACGCCATAAATCCAAATGGAACAGAGAAGTGGTATTTCGAAGCAGATAAAGATATCAGATCCTCTCCTGCAATAGGCCCTGATGGCACAATCTATGTCGGCAGTAGTGACAATTATTTCTACGCCATAAATCCAAATGGAACAGAAAAGTGGAAACACTATACATACTATAATGTCTATTCTTCCCCCGCAATCGGCCCCGATGGCACAATCTATGTCGGCACTAACGACTATTATCTCTACGCATTTCAGAGTAGCTCAAGTTGGACATACGCGTCTTATCTAAACTCAATGAAGGCGTATGCAAACTCAAACTGGCCTAAGTTCGGGCAGAACAATTTTAATCTTCACAGAGCAATACCCTTGGCCCCAAAATCCCTTCCAATCGACAGGATAATGAAGATACTAGAGAAGAACAAAGATGAAGAATAA
- the metG gene encoding methionine--tRNA ligase codes for MRERILVTSALPYANGPLHVGHIAGAYLPADTYVRFKRLEGADIVYVGGTDEHGTAIEIKALKDGVTPKELVDFYYEDMKTDFKNLGISYDNFSRTSLPIHHKTSQDFFLTLLKNGHIERKVVTQAYCPKCSMFLADRYVEGTCPACSAPDQKGNQCEVCGKVLEPIELVNPKCITCSTTPEVKDTFQWFIKLGDFQDELEVWMKSNKHWRPNVVNFCLNWIKEGLQDRAITRDLKWGIPVPLEEGKDKVLYVWFEAVIGYVSSTKEWAEKQGKPDAWKDYWLDAKIVHFIGKDNIPFHAIMWPAFLLGYGQYEARKWKLPYDVPANEYLNIGGKKTSTSRNWAIWLGDFLKDFPPDYLRYYLTSVAPESRDSDFLWEDFQKRINDELNDIIGNFVHRSITFAFNNFDGKIPQMDESLLDDDDREAIKSIEEIGKKVGDLITVFKMKDAMKEVVSFAKSCNRYFDKKEPWKQVKTEKAKAANTIYISLELAKTLSMVLNPFLPFSTEKMLKEIGINKFSWDDSSKLLLEQGKPLAKPEPVFSKVPDEEIKRQVQKLENPAPMKKTLVKKETPMIPFDEFAKLDIRTGKIISVEDHPKADKLYVMKIDVGEERTIVAGIKSYYKKEELIGKKIVAICNLEPATIRGVKSEAMLLAADDGKLVSLLAADKEMKTGAKIR; via the coding sequence ATGAGAGAAAGAATACTTGTCACATCCGCTCTCCCCTATGCAAACGGGCCCCTCCATGTAGGCCATATAGCTGGGGCATACCTTCCGGCAGATACCTATGTCAGGTTTAAGAGGCTAGAAGGGGCGGATATCGTATATGTAGGTGGAACAGACGAACATGGAACAGCAATAGAAATAAAGGCTCTAAAGGATGGCGTCACACCAAAAGAGCTTGTTGACTTTTACTATGAGGATATGAAGACTGATTTTAAGAATCTAGGCATATCATATGATAACTTCTCAAGGACTTCCCTCCCAATTCACCATAAGACGTCCCAGGATTTCTTCTTGACACTTCTAAAAAACGGCCATATCGAGAGAAAGGTTGTGACCCAGGCATACTGCCCAAAGTGCAGCATGTTCTTGGCAGATAGGTATGTCGAGGGGACTTGCCCAGCATGCTCCGCACCTGACCAAAAGGGCAACCAGTGCGAGGTCTGTGGCAAGGTCTTGGAACCTATCGAGCTTGTAAACCCAAAGTGCATCACATGCAGCACGACCCCAGAAGTAAAGGATACATTCCAGTGGTTCATAAAGCTTGGCGACTTCCAGGATGAGCTTGAAGTCTGGATGAAGTCAAACAAGCACTGGAGACCGAACGTCGTGAATTTCTGCCTCAACTGGATAAAGGAAGGCCTCCAGGACAGAGCCATAACACGTGATCTAAAATGGGGTATCCCTGTACCCTTAGAAGAGGGAAAGGATAAGGTGCTATATGTCTGGTTTGAAGCGGTCATAGGCTACGTCTCATCCACAAAGGAGTGGGCAGAAAAGCAGGGCAAACCTGATGCCTGGAAGGATTATTGGCTAGACGCAAAAATAGTTCATTTTATAGGAAAGGATAACATCCCGTTCCATGCGATCATGTGGCCGGCTTTCCTCTTAGGATATGGCCAGTATGAAGCGAGAAAATGGAAGCTACCCTATGACGTCCCGGCAAATGAGTACTTGAACATCGGGGGCAAGAAGACATCAACCTCCCGGAACTGGGCCATATGGCTTGGCGACTTTCTAAAGGATTTCCCGCCAGATTACTTGAGATACTACCTAACATCAGTTGCGCCTGAATCAAGGGATTCAGACTTCCTCTGGGAGGATTTCCAGAAGAGGATTAACGATGAGCTAAATGATATCATAGGCAACTTTGTCCATAGGTCCATCACATTTGCTTTCAATAACTTTGATGGCAAGATTCCCCAAATGGATGAATCTCTTTTAGATGATGACGATAGAGAGGCAATAAAGTCCATAGAGGAGATCGGAAAGAAGGTAGGGGACCTCATAACAGTATTCAAGATGAAGGATGCGATGAAAGAGGTCGTCTCATTTGCAAAGAGCTGCAACAGGTACTTTGATAAGAAGGAGCCCTGGAAGCAAGTCAAAACCGAAAAAGCAAAGGCAGCAAACACAATCTACATATCACTAGAGCTTGCAAAGACTCTATCAATGGTGCTAAATCCGTTCCTGCCGTTCTCAACAGAAAAGATGCTAAAGGAGATAGGCATCAATAAGTTTTCTTGGGATGACAGCTCTAAGCTCTTATTAGAGCAGGGAAAGCCTCTGGCAAAACCAGAGCCAGTGTTCTCAAAAGTCCCTGATGAGGAGATAAAGAGGCAGGTCCAAAAATTAGAAAATCCAGCCCCAATGAAAAAAACTTTGGTAAAGAAGGAAACACCCATGATACCATTTGATGAGTTTGCAAAACTTGATATAAGAACTGGAAAGATAATCTCTGTAGAAGACCACCCGAAGGCGGATAAGCTCTATGTCATGAAGATTGATGTTGGTGAGGAGAGAACAATAGTCGCAGGCATAAAGAGCTACTATAAGAAAGAGGAATTAATCGGAAAGAAGATAGTGGCAATCTGCAATCTAGAACCCGCAACAATCCGTGGTGTAAAGAGTGAAGCTATGCTTTTGGCAGCTGACGACGGAAAGCTTGTATCCCTTCTAGCAGCGGACAAGGAAATGAAAACTGGTGCAAAGATCAGATAA